Proteins encoded by one window of Streptacidiphilus sp. PB12-B1b:
- a CDS encoding glycoside hydrolase family 15 protein, whose translation MAARIEDYALIGDMQTAALVSRDGAVDWLCLPRFDSPAVFAGLLGTDEHGFWRIGPADPGRPFGDPAAARPGADGGTDGGSHGSDPGPGSGTGPGFEESGEMRVLPPTAAAPVQPATRRRYRGDSLILEQEWDTPRGTVRVIDFMPPRHVSGGPLSGGTTEPQMIRIVEGVSGQVRMRSALRMRFSYGRVVPWVHKVEDGASTRTVAVAGPDSVWLDGEADTYGRNLTTYADFTVSEGQRIAFALTWQASHLGAPDQPDAEEALADTEQFWQEWVAQCTYQGPYREPVVRSLITLKALTYAPTGGIVAAPTTSLPEDIGGVRNWDYRFTWLRDAAITLSSLLRTGYRDEAGAWREWLLRAVAGDPENLQIMYGIAGERELTEATLDWLPGYEGSTPVRIGNGAADQLQLDVYGEVVEALHLGHMTGLVRNDHAHVLQLRLISYLEQHWREPDEGIWEVRGPRRHFVHSKVMAWVAVDRTIRMIEETPHEGPLERWRELRDAIHEDVCERGFDPERNTFTQSYGSRALDASLLLIPQVGFLPPDDKRVIGTIEAIQRELMTPDGFVRRYPTSGDSEGLDGLPGDEGAFLACSFWLADDLAMIGRLDEARDLFARLLAIRNDVGLLAEEWDPKAQRQIGNFPQAFSHVPLIDTALRLTACGGVPGI comes from the coding sequence GTGGCCGCCCGTATCGAGGACTACGCACTCATCGGCGACATGCAGACCGCCGCCCTGGTGAGCCGGGACGGCGCGGTCGACTGGCTGTGCCTGCCCCGGTTCGACTCGCCGGCGGTCTTCGCCGGGCTCCTCGGCACCGACGAGCACGGCTTCTGGCGGATCGGCCCGGCCGACCCGGGCCGGCCCTTCGGCGACCCCGCCGCGGCCCGCCCGGGCGCGGACGGCGGCACCGACGGCGGCTCGCACGGCTCCGACCCGGGCCCCGGCAGCGGCACCGGGCCCGGCTTCGAGGAGAGCGGCGAGATGCGGGTGCTGCCGCCCACCGCCGCCGCGCCGGTCCAGCCCGCCACCCGGCGCCGCTACCGGGGCGACTCGCTGATCCTGGAGCAGGAGTGGGACACCCCGCGCGGCACCGTCCGGGTGATCGACTTCATGCCGCCGCGGCACGTCTCCGGCGGCCCGCTCTCCGGCGGCACCACCGAGCCGCAGATGATCCGCATCGTCGAGGGCGTCAGCGGCCAGGTCCGGATGCGGTCCGCGCTGCGCATGCGCTTCTCGTACGGGCGGGTCGTGCCGTGGGTGCACAAGGTCGAGGACGGCGCCTCCACCCGTACCGTCGCCGTGGCCGGCCCGGACTCGGTGTGGCTCGACGGCGAGGCCGACACCTACGGCCGCAACCTCACCACCTACGCCGACTTCACCGTCTCCGAGGGCCAGCGGATCGCCTTCGCGCTCACCTGGCAGGCGTCCCACCTCGGCGCCCCGGACCAGCCGGACGCCGAGGAGGCCCTGGCCGACACCGAGCAGTTCTGGCAGGAGTGGGTGGCCCAGTGCACCTACCAGGGCCCCTACCGGGAGCCGGTGGTCCGCTCGCTGATCACCCTCAAGGCCCTCACCTACGCCCCCACCGGCGGCATCGTCGCCGCGCCCACCACCTCGCTGCCCGAGGACATCGGCGGCGTCCGCAACTGGGACTACCGCTTCACCTGGCTGCGCGACGCCGCCATCACCCTGTCGTCGCTGCTGCGCACCGGCTACCGCGACGAGGCCGGGGCGTGGCGCGAGTGGCTGCTGCGGGCGGTCGCCGGCGACCCGGAGAACCTGCAGATCATGTACGGGATCGCGGGCGAGCGGGAGCTGACCGAGGCCACCCTGGACTGGCTGCCGGGCTACGAGGGCTCCACCCCGGTGCGGATCGGCAACGGCGCGGCCGACCAGCTCCAGCTGGACGTCTACGGCGAGGTGGTCGAGGCGCTGCACCTGGGCCACATGACCGGGCTGGTCCGCAACGACCACGCCCACGTGCTGCAGCTGCGGCTGATCAGCTACCTGGAGCAGCACTGGCGCGAGCCGGACGAGGGCATCTGGGAGGTCCGCGGCCCGCGCCGGCACTTCGTCCACTCCAAGGTGATGGCCTGGGTGGCGGTGGACCGCACCATCCGCATGATCGAGGAGACCCCGCACGAGGGCCCGCTGGAGCGCTGGCGCGAGCTGCGGGACGCCATCCACGAGGACGTCTGCGAGCGCGGCTTCGACCCGGAGCGCAACACCTTCACCCAGTCCTACGGCTCCAGGGCGCTGGACGCCTCGCTGCTGCTGATCCCGCAGGTGGGCTTCCTGCCGCCGGACGACAAGCGGGTGATCGGCACCATCGAGGCGATCCAGCGCGAGCTGATGACCCCGGACGGCTTCGTCCGCCGCTACCCCACCAGCGGCGACAGCGAGGGCCTGGACGGCCTGCCCGGCGACGAGGGGGCGTTCCTGGCCTGCTCGTTCTGGCTGGCGGACGACCTGGCCATGATCGGCCGGCTGGACGAGGCCCGGGACCTCTTCGCCCGGCTGCTGGCGATCCGCAACGACGTCGGCCTGCTGGCCGAGGAGTGGGATCCGAAGGCGCAGCGGCAGATCGGCAACTTCCCGCAGGCGTTCAGCCACGTGCCGCTGATCGACACCGCCCTCCGCCTCACCGCCTGCGGAGGCGTGCCCGGGATCTGA
- a CDS encoding HAD-IA family hydrolase: MPASTTAPTVLAARALLLDMDGTLVDSGPAVERVWRRWAAEHELDGDAVLRVVHGRQGFASMAVLLPDRPMELNHADNRRMLAEETADTEGVVPIEGAPAFLASLAGLPHALVTSADDALTRARMGAAGLELPPVAVTAEHVGASKPDPEGFLRGAAQLGADPADCIVFEDSEAGVAAGLAAGMRVIGIGAQAARYGATVTVDSLAQVRVTADADGTLSVTVN; this comes from the coding sequence ATGCCTGCCTCGACCACCGCCCCGACCGTGCTCGCCGCCCGCGCCCTGCTGCTCGACATGGACGGCACCCTGGTCGACTCCGGCCCGGCCGTGGAGCGGGTGTGGCGGCGCTGGGCCGCGGAGCACGAGCTGGACGGGGACGCCGTGCTGCGGGTGGTCCACGGCCGACAGGGCTTCGCCAGCATGGCGGTCCTGCTGCCGGACCGCCCGATGGAGCTCAACCACGCCGACAACCGGCGGATGCTGGCCGAGGAGACCGCCGACACCGAGGGCGTGGTGCCGATCGAGGGCGCGCCGGCCTTCCTGGCCTCGCTGGCCGGACTGCCGCACGCGCTGGTCACCTCCGCCGACGACGCCCTGACCCGGGCCCGGATGGGCGCGGCCGGGCTGGAGCTGCCCCCGGTCGCGGTCACCGCCGAGCACGTCGGCGCCAGCAAGCCCGACCCCGAGGGCTTCCTGCGGGGCGCGGCACAGCTGGGCGCCGACCCCGCGGACTGCATCGTCTTCGAGGACTCCGAAGCCGGGGTGGCCGCCGGTCTCGCCGCCGGGATGCGGGTGATAGGCATCGGCGCCCAGGCCGCCCGCTACGGCGCGACCGTCACCGTGGACAGCCTGGCGCAGGTGCGCGTCACCGCCGACGCCGACGGAACGCTGAGCGTCACCGTCAACTGA